In one window of Stigmatella aurantiaca DNA:
- a CDS encoding trypsin-like serine peptidase: protein MFTKSLAVICMIFAVGASACGIAESDAPKEHEAHPTEPLRSSESNIIVGELNWSSVTALATGSPERTSSKAVGYLRYENAEGKTKRCTAWLVSKDVIITNNHCVGTRAVAESARVSFNYEDGVSSSNRIWYSCPFLLKTSQDLDSTALRCAPLNDKYPGEVYGFLSMAESDAPVNAPVYVIHQNCYPKPCTATKKYSPGVVRNANYGTYPQLLHDADTEDGSSGAPVLLGASHQVVGLNEGNNKSLNRATKVSTLRAFLADVSL, encoded by the coding sequence ATGTTCACCAAGAGCCTGGCAGTGATCTGCATGATTTTCGCGGTGGGAGCGTCCGCCTGCGGCATCGCGGAGTCGGACGCTCCGAAGGAGCATGAAGCGCATCCGACGGAGCCGCTTCGCTCCTCGGAGTCCAACATCATCGTAGGCGAGCTGAACTGGTCGAGCGTGACGGCGCTCGCGACTGGCAGCCCGGAGCGGACAAGCTCCAAGGCCGTGGGCTACCTCCGCTACGAAAACGCGGAGGGAAAAACCAAACGCTGCACGGCATGGCTCGTCTCCAAGGATGTCATCATCACCAACAACCATTGCGTCGGAACCCGCGCGGTGGCGGAGAGCGCGAGGGTGTCGTTCAACTACGAGGACGGAGTCAGCAGTTCCAATCGCATCTGGTACAGCTGCCCATTCCTCCTCAAGACTTCCCAGGATCTAGACAGCACGGCACTGCGCTGTGCTCCCCTCAATGACAAGTACCCTGGTGAGGTGTACGGCTTCCTGTCGATGGCGGAGAGCGATGCGCCCGTGAACGCGCCCGTCTACGTCATCCACCAGAACTGCTACCCCAAGCCGTGCACTGCCACGAAGAAGTACTCGCCGGGTGTGGTGAGAAACGCCAACTACGGCACGTATCCGCAGTTGCTGCATGACGCGGACACGGAGGATGGCTCCTCGGGTGCGCCGGTGCTGTTAGGTGCCTCGCATCAAGTGGTGGGCCTGAACGAAGGAAACAACAAGTCGCTGAACAGAGCGACGAAGGTCAGCACTCTCAGGGCCTTTCTGGCGGATGTCTCCCTGTAG
- a CDS encoding response regulator, whose protein sequence is MDLSLPVLDGWEATAKIKAALETQRIPIITLTAHAMSDDREKALASGADDYDTKPVEFQRRLSKITSLLGAAPKTPEGW, encoded by the coding sequence ATGGACCTCAGCCTGCCTGTGCTTGATGGGTGGGAGGCGACTGCGAAGATCAAGGCCGCGCTGGAGACGCAACGGATACCGATCATCACCCTCACCGCGCATGCGATGTCCGACGATCGGGAAAAAGCTCTCGCCTCAGGGGCCGATGACTACGACACGAAACCTGTCGAGTTCCAGCGACGGCTCTCGAAGATCACCAGCCTTCTCGGCGCGGCTCCAAAGACGCCTGAAGGCTGGTGA
- a CDS encoding transposase, with protein sequence MRHRVLRLLEKRGALPAQGPEDALQAYQAHSLQQRLRWTEVDVRHPPRKQPRCALLEGFSLHANTHLHASDRQGLERMCRYGARGALALERLSRMEDGRIAYRMKRPLPEGTTHLLFTGLELLRRVASLVPPPRANLTRFHGVFAPGAKLRPFLVPRAGEEETSVAPQAAASKEPLKEKTPRGDWAELLKRTFDFDVFACVRCGGRRRVLAYVNEAGGVRAILEHLGLPTAGARLAPARGPPQAAWC encoded by the coding sequence GTGCGCCATCGGGTGCTGCGCCTGCTGGAGAAAAGAGGGGCACTGCCCGCGCAAGGACCCGAGGATGCGCTGCAGGCGTACCAGGCGCACTCCCTGCAGCAACGGCTGCGCTGGACGGAGGTGGACGTCCGGCACCCTCCCCGAAAGCAGCCCCGGTGCGCCTTGCTGGAAGGCTTCTCCCTGCATGCCAATACGCACCTCCATGCCAGCGACAGGCAGGGGCTGGAGCGGATGTGCCGCTATGGGGCGCGTGGCGCGCTGGCGCTGGAGCGCCTGTCGCGAATGGAGGATGGCCGCATCGCCTACCGCATGAAGCGCCCGCTGCCGGAAGGCACCACGCACCTGCTCTTCACCGGGCTGGAACTGTTACGGCGTGTAGCGTCCCTGGTACCTCCGCCTCGGGCAAACCTCACGAGGTTCCACGGCGTCTTTGCTCCAGGCGCCAAACTGCGGCCATTTCTGGTCCCCCGCGCGGGAGAGGAGGAAACGAGCGTGGCGCCCCAGGCAGCGGCCAGCAAGGAGCCGCTGAAGGAGAAAACGCCGCGAGGAGACTGGGCCGAGTTGCTGAAGAGGACGTTCGACTTCGACGTGTTCGCCTGCGTGAGGTGTGGAGGCAGACGGCGAGTGCTGGCGTACGTGAACGAGGCGGGAGGAGTACGAGCGATTCTGGAGCACCTGGGCCTGCCCACGGCAGGTGCGAGGCTGGCCCCGGCGCGTGGGCCCCCTCAAGCCGCATGGTGTTGA
- a CDS encoding transposase zinc-binding domain-containing protein, translating to MGTHGWAYRRRQPEGTVLYEAVRENLATLLAEASEVGRGLPRYVERDFARYLECGVLAHGFARVRCESCTDELLVAFSCKGRGVCPSCNAKRAHVTAMHLVEQVLPHVPYRRWTLSFPHRVRWVLLKEAGLLSDVLTVFLRAVFALQRRRARRQGLRAGQVGAVSFIQFFGSALQVTPHFHSLVPDGVFVLREGGVRFEPLPPPTQGEVERLLKGVRHRVLRLLESRCRRPRKVR from the coding sequence GTGGGAACGCACGGGTGGGCGTACCGGCGAAGGCAGCCGGAGGGGACGGTGCTGTACGAGGCGGTGCGGGAGAACCTGGCCACATTGCTGGCGGAAGCCAGCGAGGTCGGGCGCGGCCTGCCCCGGTACGTGGAGCGGGACTTCGCCAGGTACCTGGAATGCGGAGTGCTGGCGCACGGCTTCGCGCGGGTGCGCTGCGAGAGTTGCACGGACGAGCTGCTCGTCGCCTTCTCGTGCAAGGGACGAGGGGTGTGCCCCTCCTGCAACGCGAAGCGGGCGCATGTGACGGCGATGCACCTAGTGGAGCAGGTGCTACCGCACGTGCCCTACCGGCGGTGGACGCTGTCCTTTCCTCACCGGGTGCGGTGGGTGTTGCTGAAGGAAGCAGGACTGCTCTCGGACGTCCTCACCGTCTTCCTGCGCGCGGTGTTTGCCCTGCAGCGCCGGAGGGCACGGCGACAGGGTCTGCGCGCTGGGCAGGTCGGAGCCGTCTCTTTCATCCAGTTCTTCGGCTCCGCCTTGCAGGTAACGCCGCACTTCCACTCGCTGGTGCCGGATGGCGTCTTCGTGCTGCGGGAGGGCGGCGTGCGCTTCGAGCCGTTGCCGCCGCCCACGCAAGGTGAGGTAGAGAGGCTGCTGAAGGGGGTGCGCCATCGGGTGCTGCGCCTGCTGGAGAGCCGTTGCCGCCGCCCACGCAAGGTGAGGTAG